The following coding sequences are from one Asterias amurensis chromosome 8, ASM3211899v1 window:
- the LOC139941133 gene encoding transmembrane emp24 domain-containing protein 4-like, producing the protein MGRFIQTAFLLFLGFSSALGLYFHIGETEKKCFIEEIPDETMVIGNYKTQLYDKNTNDFMPSSPHIGMHVEVKDPDSKIILSKVYSSEGRFTFTSHTPGEHSICLYSNSTKWAMFGANNKMRVHLDIEVGEHANDYKQIAEKDKLTELQLRIRQLLDQVAQVQKEQNYQRYREERFRQTSESTNQRVLWWSLGQTVILLVTGFWQMRHLKGFFEAKKLV; encoded by the exons ATGGGGAGGTTTATTCAGACGGCATTTCTTCTCTTTTTAGGGTTTTCTTCTGCATTAGGCTTGTATTTTCACATTGGTGAAACAGAAAAGAAATGTTTCATCGAAGAAATCCCTGATGAAACTATGGTTATTG GTAACTATAAAACCCAACTGTACGACAAAAACACCAATGATTTCATGCCATCGAGTCCGCACATTGGTATGCATGTTGAAGTCAAGGATCCAGACAGTAAGATTATTCTGTCCAAGGTGTACAGCTCTGAAGGAAGGTTTACATTTACATCACACACACCTGGAGAACACTCCATATGCCTTTATTCAAACTCCACCAAGTGGGCTATGTTTGGTGCTAACAACAAAATG AGGGTTCATCTGGATATTGAAGTTGGTGAACATGCCAATGATTACAAACAGATTGCCGAGAAGGATAAACTGACTGAGCTACAGCTTCGTATTAGACAGCTCCTAGATCAGGTCGCACAAGTACAGAAAGAACAAAACTACCAAAGG TATCGTGAGGAGCGATTTCGACAGACAAGTGAGAGCACAAACCAACGAGTCTTGTGGTGGTCCCTCGGACAGACAGTTATCCTCCTAGTCACCGGCTTCTGGCAGATGAGACATCTCAAGGGATTCTTTGAAGCTAAGAAACTTGTATAG